A single window of Streptomyces globosus DNA harbors:
- the dpgC gene encoding (3,5-dihydroxyphenyl)acetyl-CoA 1,2-dioxygenase DpgC has translation MLAGYAAETERRLALLPARPDRTAAEAERAESLHEDCRAVRHAFLARHADAVYDELTAGRTRRPRLPELAAEAAVRFPGLVPDAARLGAERAGLQAHKEGREIDQGIFFGALLRSPTAGTHLIESMLRPAPGSAARLAEFRRTDRLELPAVLLERRGEGAYVTFRNGHCLNAEDDRLIADLETAVDVALLDDRIRVGVLRGGPVTHPRHAGRRIFSAGINLKELHAGRISFVEFLLGRELGYVNKLARGLLREGPAAAGGATAGKPWVGVVDGFAIGGGMQLLLVLDRVIAEEGAFLSLPAADEGIVPGLGNLRLTRLTGARTARQVILSGRRIHTSDPAAALLVDEVLPAAALDAAAERAVRELAGPAVAANRAMLTLAEEPLELLRGYLAEFAVVQARRIHSPDVLAKTGRYRARSGRAPA, from the coding sequence CTGCTCGCCGGGTACGCCGCCGAGACCGAGCGGAGGCTCGCCCTCCTGCCGGCCCGCCCCGACCGGACCGCCGCCGAGGCCGAGCGGGCCGAGAGCCTCCACGAGGACTGCCGTGCGGTCCGGCACGCCTTCCTCGCCCGCCACGCCGACGCCGTCTACGACGAGCTCACCGCGGGGCGGACGCGCCGCCCCCGGCTGCCCGAACTGGCCGCGGAAGCCGCCGTACGCTTCCCCGGGCTCGTACCGGACGCCGCCCGACTCGGCGCGGAACGCGCAGGCCTCCAGGCGCACAAGGAGGGTCGCGAGATCGACCAGGGCATCTTCTTCGGCGCCCTGCTGCGCTCCCCGACCGCGGGCACGCACCTGATCGAGAGCATGCTGCGGCCCGCGCCGGGCTCGGCGGCCCGCCTCGCGGAGTTCCGGCGCACGGACCGGCTGGAGCTGCCCGCGGTGCTGCTCGAACGCCGCGGCGAGGGGGCGTACGTCACCTTCCGCAACGGCCACTGCCTCAACGCGGAGGACGACCGGCTCATCGCCGACCTCGAAACCGCCGTCGACGTGGCCCTCCTCGACGACCGGATCCGCGTCGGCGTGCTGCGCGGCGGGCCCGTCACCCACCCGCGCCACGCCGGGAGGCGGATCTTCAGCGCGGGCATCAACCTCAAGGAGCTGCACGCGGGCCGGATCTCCTTCGTGGAGTTCCTCCTCGGCCGGGAGCTCGGCTACGTCAACAAGCTGGCCCGCGGCCTGCTGCGCGAGGGGCCGGCCGCCGCCGGCGGAGCCACGGCCGGCAAGCCGTGGGTGGGCGTCGTCGACGGGTTCGCCATCGGCGGCGGCATGCAGCTCCTTCTCGTCCTGGACCGCGTCATCGCCGAGGAGGGCGCCTTCCTGAGCCTGCCCGCCGCCGACGAGGGCATCGTCCCGGGCCTGGGCAACCTGCGGCTCACCCGCCTCACCGGAGCCCGCACGGCCCGGCAGGTCATCCTCTCGGGGCGCCGCATCCACACCTCCGACCCGGCGGCCGCCCTGCTGGTCGACGAGGTGCTGCCGGCCGCCGCCCTCGACGCGGCCGCCGAGCGGGCCGTTCGCGAGCTGGCCGGGCCGGCCGTGGCCGCCAACCGGGCCATGCTGACGCTGGCCGAGGAGCCCCTGGAGCTGCTGCGCGGCTACCTGGCGGAGTTCGCGGTCGTCCAGGCCCGCCGCATCCACAGCCCCGACGTGCTGGCCAAGACCGGGCGCTACCGGGCGCGTTCGGGACGGGCCCCGGCATGA
- a CDS encoding PLP-dependent aminotransferase family protein: protein MTVLPRDVLHASLQDPVLESIGFLNEIMGRYPDALSFAPGAPHPAPYEGLDTARYLDRFTAHAAASGLGPERAARLLYEYGPARGLINGIVADALRRDQGIDADPDALVITVGAQEAMFLVLRALIASPGDVLAVSDPCFVGITSAASLLGAAVVPVPEDADGLDVGALAEACRAARRSGRRIRACYVAPDYANPGGTRMAAGRRPRLLELAAQEDFLVLEDNAYGFTAPPGAELPALKALDGGRRVVHIGTFAKVCFPGARVGYVVADQSVSTAGAAAVPLAAELARLKTAVTVNTSPVCQALIAGMLLEHGGSLAELSRARSALYRRNLARLLRALDREGAAGLPEGVEWNRPGGGFFVRMRLPVPADAGLLEVSAAGYGVLWTPMAPFHPGGGGTRTLRLSCSYLEPEEIDEGVRRLGAFLREHARPRSGAGARPGGSS from the coding sequence ATGACCGTCCTCCCCCGCGACGTGCTGCACGCCTCGCTCCAGGACCCGGTCCTGGAGTCGATCGGCTTCCTCAACGAGATCATGGGCCGCTACCCCGACGCCCTCTCCTTCGCCCCCGGCGCCCCCCACCCGGCCCCGTACGAGGGCCTGGACACCGCCCGCTACCTGGACCGCTTCACCGCGCACGCGGCCGCGTCGGGTCTCGGGCCGGAGCGGGCGGCCCGGCTGCTGTACGAGTACGGGCCGGCCCGCGGGCTGATCAACGGGATCGTCGCCGACGCCCTCCGCCGCGACCAGGGCATCGATGCCGACCCGGACGCGCTGGTGATCACCGTCGGGGCGCAGGAGGCGATGTTCCTCGTGCTGCGCGCCCTGATCGCCTCCCCGGGGGACGTGCTGGCCGTCTCCGACCCGTGCTTCGTGGGCATCACCAGCGCCGCCAGCCTGCTCGGCGCCGCGGTGGTGCCCGTCCCCGAGGACGCCGACGGCCTCGACGTCGGCGCACTGGCCGAGGCGTGCCGGGCGGCCCGCCGCTCCGGGCGCCGCATCCGCGCCTGCTACGTCGCCCCCGACTACGCCAACCCCGGCGGCACCCGCATGGCGGCCGGGCGGCGGCCGCGGCTGCTGGAGCTGGCCGCGCAGGAGGACTTCCTCGTCCTGGAGGACAACGCGTACGGGTTCACCGCTCCCCCGGGCGCCGAACTGCCCGCCCTGAAGGCCCTGGACGGCGGGCGGCGGGTCGTGCACATCGGGACGTTCGCGAAGGTGTGCTTCCCCGGGGCGCGCGTCGGCTACGTCGTCGCCGACCAGTCCGTGTCCACCGCAGGGGCCGCGGCCGTCCCGCTCGCGGCGGAGCTGGCGCGGCTGAAGACCGCGGTCACCGTCAACACCTCGCCGGTGTGCCAGGCGCTGATCGCCGGGATGCTGCTGGAGCACGGCGGCTCGCTCGCCGAGCTGAGCCGGGCCAGGTCCGCGCTGTACCGGCGCAACCTCGCCCGCCTGCTGCGGGCGCTGGACCGCGAGGGCGCGGCCGGGCTGCCGGAGGGGGTGGAGTGGAACCGGCCCGGCGGCGGGTTCTTCGTCCGGATGCGGCTGCCCGTGCCGGCGGACGCCGGGCTGCTGGAGGTGTCCGCGGCCGGGTACGGGGTGCTGTGGACGCCGATGGCGCCCTTCCACCCGGGCGGCGGGGGCACCCGTACGCTGCGGCTGTCGTGCAGCTACCTGGAGCCGGAGGAGATCGACGAGGGCGTGCGGCGGCTCGGGGCCTTCCTCCGGGAGCACGCCCGGCCGCGGTCCGGAGCGGGTGCGCGGCCGGGGGGTTCCTCGTGA
- a CDS encoding ABC transporter transmembrane domain-containing protein: MSRRLPSAGRSRFPAADPGAPATGSPVRFLLWLATRHRAGLVLATLFGVLCTLAQALVPAAVALGIDRGLLQRDRDALLLWGGAVLALGVFQAVVGMLRDRASITNRFGAVYGTTQLVVRHAAHLGADLPRRASTGSVVSVSASDVGHLGTALEGTARGSGAIVSILFAAVFMLVTSWQLGLVVLVGVPLIAAAVTRLMRVLHGRQQRLREQQGALTDLSVDIIDGLRVLRGFGGEKTYGRRYREGSQAVRAEGTRVAATVADIAFLRVLLPGALLVAIVWLGAHQVSTGRLEPGLLVAFYGYAVFLTDQLGQVTAMLDQLTRANVAAGRVLDFLRLQRERPGGTRPLDDDAAAAGLPLHDPDSGLTVPPGRLLAVVCGTEGDARTLAERLCGHTDSAVLLGDTPLSAHRTDDVRRHTLLADNDATLFAGRLGTELDPRDGDPRDGDPGGDGPRDSDPRDDRPRTEALLRALDAASARDVVDALPDGLAHETTGGREFSGGQQQRLRLARALLADPRLLVLVEPTNALDAPTEGRVARNLGPHRAGRTTVVFTTSPIVLEHAESVVFVKDGKAVAEGRHRTLLADPDYRAVVTREVLA, encoded by the coding sequence GTGAGCCGCCGGTTGCCCTCCGCCGGCCGCAGCCGGTTCCCCGCCGCCGACCCGGGGGCGCCCGCCACCGGCTCCCCGGTCCGCTTCCTGCTGTGGCTGGCGACCCGCCACCGCGCCGGCCTCGTCCTGGCCACGCTGTTCGGCGTGCTGTGCACCCTCGCGCAGGCGCTGGTGCCGGCGGCCGTCGCCCTCGGCATCGACCGCGGGCTGCTCCAGCGCGACCGCGACGCACTGCTGCTGTGGGGCGGGGCGGTCCTCGCCCTCGGGGTCTTCCAGGCCGTCGTCGGCATGCTGCGCGACCGGGCGTCGATCACGAACCGGTTCGGCGCCGTGTACGGGACCACCCAGCTCGTCGTCCGCCACGCCGCCCACCTCGGCGCCGACCTGCCGCGGCGGGCCTCCACTGGCTCCGTCGTCAGCGTCAGCGCCTCGGACGTCGGCCACCTCGGCACCGCCCTGGAGGGCACGGCGCGCGGCAGCGGCGCGATCGTCTCGATCCTCTTCGCCGCCGTGTTCATGCTGGTCACGTCCTGGCAGCTGGGCCTGGTCGTGCTGGTCGGCGTCCCGCTGATCGCCGCCGCCGTCACCCGGCTGATGCGCGTCCTGCACGGCCGCCAGCAGCGGCTGCGCGAACAGCAGGGCGCCCTCACCGACCTGTCCGTCGACATCATCGACGGGCTGCGCGTGCTGCGCGGCTTCGGCGGCGAGAAGACGTACGGCCGCCGCTACCGCGAGGGCTCCCAGGCGGTGCGCGCCGAGGGCACCCGCGTCGCGGCCACCGTCGCAGACATCGCCTTCCTGCGCGTCCTGCTGCCCGGCGCGCTGCTCGTCGCCATCGTCTGGCTCGGCGCGCACCAGGTGAGCACCGGCCGCCTCGAACCGGGCCTGCTCGTCGCCTTCTACGGGTACGCCGTCTTCCTCACCGACCAGCTCGGGCAGGTCACCGCCATGCTCGACCAGCTGACCCGCGCCAACGTCGCCGCCGGCCGCGTCCTGGACTTCCTGCGCCTGCAACGGGAACGGCCGGGCGGCACCCGCCCCCTCGACGACGACGCCGCCGCGGCCGGCCTCCCGCTGCACGACCCCGACTCCGGGCTGACCGTCCCGCCCGGCCGACTCCTCGCCGTCGTGTGCGGCACCGAAGGGGACGCCCGTACGCTCGCGGAACGGCTCTGCGGCCACACCGACTCCGCGGTCCTGCTTGGCGACACGCCCCTGTCCGCCCACCGCACCGACGACGTACGCCGCCACACCCTCCTCGCCGACAACGACGCGACCCTCTTCGCCGGCCGCCTCGGCACCGAACTCGACCCCCGAGACGGCGACCCCCGCGACGGCGACCCGGGCGGCGACGGCCCCCGAGACAGCGACCCCCGCGACGACCGCCCCCGCACCGAAGCCCTCCTCCGCGCCCTCGACGCCGCCTCCGCCCGCGACGTCGTCGACGCCCTCCCCGACGGCCTCGCCCACGAGACCACCGGCGGCCGCGAGTTCTCCGGCGGGCAGCAGCAGCGGCTGCGCCTGGCCCGCGCCCTGCTCGCAGACCCGCGGCTGCTCGTCCTCGTCGAGCCGACGAACGCCCTCGACGCCCCCACCGAGGGCCGCGTCGCCCGGAACCTCGGCCCCCACCGCGCCGGCCGGACCACCGTCGTCTTCACCACCAGCCCGATCGTCCTGGAACACGCCGAGTCGGTGGTGTTCGTCAAGGACGGCAAGGCCGTCGCCGAAGGGCGCCACCGGACCCTGCTCGCCGACCCCGACTACCGCGCCGTCGTCACCCGTGAGGTCCTGGCATGA
- a CDS encoding cytochrome P450, with product MNSGRVPVHPTARDRDRPFDPPPELTALRTRGPVSRLRYPDGHLGWLVTGHEAARRVLADPRFSARSELKRVPVARPGTDPFYGSPALPGWLVDMDAPQHTRLRRHLMGWFTARRTRALAPRIGQIVGDRLEAMAALGGRADLVEAFALPVPSLVICELLGVPYGERASFQRNSATLFRIGATAAEAEAAMAELDAFLTELARHRRRAPGDDLLSALAAGGELSTAEVAGVGALLLSAGHETTAGSLGLGTFALLSHPGEAARLADDPSLAGNAVEELLRYLTIFHFGVPRSPLEDVVVEGCTLRAGESVTVSLSAANRDPARFTDPDRLDLARPASGHLAFGHGAHQCIGQHLARTEMRIAFPALFARFPGLKLAVPPSEVPLGEDMGFYGVHRLPVAW from the coding sequence GTGAACAGCGGCCGCGTTCCCGTCCACCCCACCGCCCGCGACCGGGACCGCCCGTTCGACCCGCCGCCGGAGCTCACGGCGCTGCGCACCCGCGGCCCGGTCAGCCGCCTGCGCTACCCCGACGGCCACCTCGGATGGCTCGTCACCGGCCACGAGGCGGCCCGCCGGGTGCTCGCCGACCCCCGGTTCAGCGCCCGCTCGGAGCTGAAGCGGGTGCCGGTGGCCCGGCCGGGGACAGACCCGTTCTACGGCAGCCCCGCCCTGCCGGGCTGGCTCGTCGACATGGACGCGCCGCAGCACACGCGGCTGCGCCGGCACCTGATGGGCTGGTTCACCGCCCGCCGTACGCGGGCCCTGGCGCCCCGCATCGGGCAGATCGTCGGGGACCGCCTGGAGGCGATGGCCGCCCTCGGCGGCCGGGCCGACCTCGTCGAGGCGTTCGCGCTGCCCGTCCCCTCCCTGGTGATCTGCGAGCTGCTCGGCGTGCCGTACGGCGAGCGCGCCTCCTTCCAGCGCAACAGCGCCACCCTGTTCCGGATCGGTGCGACCGCCGCCGAGGCCGAGGCAGCCATGGCCGAACTGGACGCGTTCCTCACGGAGCTGGCCCGGCACCGGCGCCGGGCGCCCGGCGACGACCTGCTGAGCGCACTCGCGGCAGGGGGCGAGCTGTCCACCGCGGAGGTCGCCGGCGTGGGCGCCCTCCTGCTGTCGGCGGGGCACGAGACGACCGCCGGCTCCCTCGGGCTCGGCACGTTCGCGCTGCTGTCCCACCCGGGCGAGGCGGCCCGGCTCGCGGACGATCCGTCGCTCGCCGGGAACGCGGTGGAGGAGCTGCTGCGGTACCTGACCATCTTCCACTTCGGGGTGCCCCGCTCCCCGCTGGAGGACGTCGTCGTGGAGGGGTGCACGCTGCGCGCCGGGGAGTCCGTCACGGTGTCGCTGTCCGCCGCGAACCGGGACCCGGCGCGCTTCACCGACCCCGACCGCCTCGACCTCGCCCGCCCCGCCTCCGGGCACCTCGCCTTCGGCCACGGGGCGCACCAGTGCATCGGGCAGCACCTGGCCCGCACGGAGATGCGGATCGCGTTCCCGGCGCTGTTCGCGCGCTTCCCCGGGCTGAAGCTGGCCGTGCCGCCGTCGGAGGTGCCGCTGGGCGAGGACATGGGCTTCTACGGGGTGCACCGGCTGCCCGTGGCGTGGTGA
- a CDS encoding methyltransferase, with amino-acid sequence MPGQGSPPGGPGPDGAAVDPVAERFHFLVNAPALFNAVVTALEWDVFGHLSAHPGASFEELHAAVGVPAHSLRVLLHAVCTTGLLERGPDGGYRNAPAAAELLAPDGPDSWRHILTGWREIYYPAFSRMSEALAAGTNLALDAHPGDEPTLYRRLAHDPEREAVFHRSMSAFTLKSLDALVETGEFATVRHLLDIGGGDGTTSARLLARHPGMRSTVFDIPSVAQLAADAKAEARDRIRLHPGDLFADPFPPGADAVLFSHVLEIFSAGQITELLAKAHAVLPSGGRVFVYGYNASDDETRGWYSARLSLYLNVLASGQGMAYPARDYEEWMRRAGFDAVRTRTGYPYEHGLTIGTKP; translated from the coding sequence GTGCCCGGACAGGGCTCCCCGCCCGGCGGTCCCGGTCCGGACGGCGCCGCCGTCGATCCGGTCGCCGAGCGGTTCCACTTCCTCGTGAACGCCCCCGCCCTCTTCAACGCCGTCGTCACCGCGCTCGAATGGGATGTCTTCGGCCATCTCTCCGCCCACCCCGGCGCCTCCTTCGAGGAGCTGCACGCCGCCGTCGGCGTGCCGGCGCACTCCCTGCGGGTGCTGCTGCACGCCGTGTGCACCACCGGCCTGCTGGAGCGGGGCCCCGACGGCGGCTACCGCAACGCGCCCGCTGCCGCCGAGCTCCTCGCCCCCGACGGCCCGGACAGCTGGCGCCACATCCTCACCGGCTGGCGGGAGATCTACTACCCCGCCTTCTCCCGTATGAGCGAGGCCCTCGCCGCCGGCACCAACCTCGCGCTCGACGCGCATCCCGGCGACGAGCCGACGCTCTACCGCCGCCTCGCGCACGACCCGGAGCGGGAGGCGGTCTTCCATCGCAGCATGAGCGCGTTCACCCTCAAGAGCCTCGACGCGCTCGTCGAGACGGGGGAGTTCGCCACCGTGCGGCACCTGCTCGACATCGGCGGCGGCGACGGCACCACCAGCGCCCGGCTGCTCGCCCGCCACCCGGGCATGCGCTCGACCGTCTTCGACATCCCGTCCGTCGCCCAACTGGCAGCCGATGCCAAGGCCGAGGCCCGGGACCGCATCCGGCTGCACCCCGGCGACCTCTTCGCCGACCCCTTCCCGCCCGGCGCGGACGCCGTCCTCTTCAGCCACGTCCTGGAGATCTTCTCCGCCGGGCAGATCACGGAGCTGTTGGCCAAGGCGCACGCCGTCCTCCCCTCCGGCGGACGCGTGTTCGTCTACGGCTACAACGCCTCCGATGACGAGACCCGCGGCTGGTACTCCGCGCGCCTCTCCCTCTACCTCAACGTGCTCGCCAGCGGCCAGGGCATGGCCTACCCGGCCCGCGACTACGAGGAGTGGATGCGCCGGGCCGGCTTCGACGCCGTGCGCACCCGCACCGGCTACCCCTACGAGCACGGTCTGACCATCGGCACCAAGCCGTGA
- a CDS encoding GOLPH3/VPS74 family protein: MRTLAEDMVLLAFDDEGGRLPVRQSLAPAVRGALLAELLDGGALADRAGTARAAGQAPQDAVLRRLWEQVGAEPDRKWLHWVRKDGRESIREVLRGLEKDGLVEQSTDRVFGVFPLNKAALTADGVAAARGVRAAVAAAAEAAGGADAGRGALLAGIAHAGGQLAAALPADRRRALKDRLAALSADAAPVSAAVQRAVQDLQGAAASA, encoded by the coding sequence GTGAGGACTCTCGCAGAGGACATGGTCTTGCTCGCCTTCGACGACGAGGGCGGCCGGCTTCCCGTGCGGCAGTCCCTCGCTCCGGCGGTGCGCGGGGCGCTGCTCGCCGAGTTGCTCGACGGCGGCGCCCTCGCCGACCGTGCGGGCACGGCCCGCGCCGCCGGGCAGGCGCCGCAGGACGCCGTGCTGCGGCGGCTGTGGGAGCAGGTCGGGGCTGAGCCGGACCGGAAGTGGCTGCACTGGGTCCGCAAGGACGGCCGGGAGTCGATCCGCGAGGTGCTGCGCGGCCTGGAGAAGGACGGGCTCGTGGAGCAGAGTACCGACCGGGTTTTCGGGGTGTTCCCGCTGAACAAGGCCGCGCTCACCGCGGACGGCGTCGCCGCCGCCCGCGGCGTACGGGCGGCAGTGGCCGCAGCTGCCGAGGCGGCGGGCGGCGCGGACGCCGGCCGGGGTGCCCTGCTGGCCGGGATCGCCCACGCGGGCGGCCAGTTGGCCGCCGCCCTGCCCGCCGACCGGCGCCGCGCCCTCAAGGACAGGCTGGCCGCCCTGTCCGCGGACGCCGCACCCGTGTCGGCGGCCGTGCAGCGGGCGGTGCAGGACCTCCAGGGCGCGGCCGCCTCCGCGTAG
- a CDS encoding ABC transporter ATP-binding protein — protein MTAPAATDPDPAAGLGPGAAPPADRLPVASPREVRAHARRTMLRHRGPLAASLALHALACIAALAAPQLLGRIVEDATHGSLAVTPVALAICAAVVLQAVFTRFARLASLRLGETVLADLREEFVDRVLALPTPVVERAGTGELVTRTTRDVDVLALTVQRAVPDTLVAGTTIALTIGAVCLTDPLLVLPCLVAVPVLWLSTRWYLRRARAGYLRSNSAYARLTDTLGETVAGAPTVEALRLQGRRRRRTDADIAASYAAERHTLNLRSTYLPIADTGYILPVAATLVIGGLMYTEGMVGLAAVTAATLYVQQVIGPVDTMLYWMDELQVGGASMARILGVRDAAAPAAAAPATAAPDEAPRPGGPRDAAIDVQGVHFAYRQRQESLRGVDLHVRPGERLAVVGPSGAGKSTLGRLLAGIDTPGRGTVRLGGVPLTQLPPDELRRSVILVTQEYHVFRGTLADNLLVARPDAAPADLERALRAVAAWEWASALGLDHEVGSGAAELPPARAQQLALARLLLLDPPVVVFDEATALLDPHTARTVERALAALLAGTVVSIAHRLHTAHDADRVVVLEDGRITETGTHDDLVARGGAYARLWKSWHG, from the coding sequence ATGACCGCACCCGCCGCCACCGACCCGGACCCCGCCGCCGGCCTCGGCCCCGGCGCGGCCCCGCCCGCCGACCGGCTGCCCGTCGCCTCCCCCCGGGAGGTCCGCGCGCACGCCCGGCGGACCATGCTCCGGCACCGCGGCCCCCTGGCCGCGTCCCTCGCCCTGCACGCGCTGGCCTGCATCGCCGCGCTGGCCGCACCCCAGCTCCTCGGCCGGATCGTCGAGGACGCCACGCACGGCTCGCTCGCCGTCACCCCGGTCGCCCTCGCGATCTGCGCCGCGGTCGTCCTCCAGGCGGTGTTCACCCGCTTCGCCCGGCTGGCCTCCCTCCGCCTCGGCGAGACCGTACTGGCCGACCTGCGCGAGGAGTTCGTCGACCGGGTGCTGGCCCTGCCCACCCCCGTCGTCGAGCGGGCCGGCACCGGCGAGCTGGTCACCCGGACCACCCGGGACGTCGACGTCCTCGCCCTCACCGTGCAGCGGGCCGTCCCCGACACCCTCGTGGCGGGCACCACCATCGCCCTGACCATCGGCGCCGTCTGCCTGACCGACCCCCTGCTGGTGCTGCCCTGCCTCGTCGCCGTCCCCGTGCTGTGGCTGTCCACCCGTTGGTACCTGCGGCGCGCCCGCGCCGGCTACTTGCGCTCCAACTCCGCGTACGCCCGCCTCACCGACACCCTCGGCGAGACCGTCGCCGGCGCCCCCACGGTGGAGGCGCTCCGGCTCCAGGGGCGCCGCCGGCGCCGCACCGACGCGGACATCGCCGCCTCGTACGCTGCCGAACGGCACACCCTGAACCTGCGCAGCACCTACCTGCCGATCGCGGACACCGGCTACATCCTGCCCGTGGCCGCCACCCTCGTCATCGGCGGGCTGATGTACACCGAGGGGATGGTCGGCCTGGCCGCCGTCACCGCCGCCACCCTGTACGTCCAGCAGGTGATCGGGCCCGTCGACACCATGCTGTACTGGATGGACGAACTCCAGGTCGGCGGCGCCTCCATGGCCCGCATCCTCGGCGTCCGCGACGCCGCCGCCCCGGCGGCGGCAGCCCCGGCCACCGCCGCCCCGGACGAGGCCCCGCGGCCCGGCGGCCCCCGCGACGCCGCGATCGACGTCCAGGGCGTCCACTTCGCCTACCGGCAGCGGCAGGAGAGCCTCCGCGGCGTCGACCTGCACGTACGGCCCGGCGAGCGGCTGGCCGTCGTGGGACCCTCCGGCGCCGGCAAATCCACCCTCGGCCGCCTCCTCGCCGGGATCGACACCCCCGGCCGGGGCACCGTCCGCCTGGGCGGCGTGCCCCTGACACAGCTGCCGCCGGACGAACTGCGCCGCAGCGTCATCCTCGTCACCCAGGAGTACCACGTCTTCCGCGGCACCCTGGCCGACAACCTGCTCGTCGCCCGCCCCGACGCGGCCCCCGCCGACCTGGAGCGCGCCCTGCGGGCCGTCGCCGCCTGGGAGTGGGCGTCGGCGCTCGGCCTGGACCACGAGGTCGGCTCCGGCGCGGCCGAACTGCCCCCGGCCCGCGCCCAGCAGCTGGCCCTCGCCCGGCTGCTGCTGCTCGACCCGCCGGTCGTCGTCTTCGACGAGGCGACCGCCCTCCTCGACCCGCACACCGCGCGCACGGTGGAACGCGCCCTTGCCGCGCTCCTCGCCGGGACGGTCGTCTCCATCGCCCACCGCCTGCACACCGCCCACGACGCCGACCGGGTGGTCGTCCTGGAGGACGGCCGCATCACCGAGACCGGCACCCACGACGACCTGGTGGCGCGCGGCGGCGCGTACGCCCGGCTGTGGAAGTCCTGGCACGGCTGA
- a CDS encoding Tat pathway signal protein: MIRSLTRAGRRRAAFAVPLLTAVLCGAASPAVLPAGQAQAAAGGRVCFFQDAEGARGAGHIAWAVRDPGNSRHWIWGATENAEGDSYTAPGKPNGSWIAGGTWEKLRTSLKPDSGHRKGFYDHYRCTNTPGGDLRAAQRTYENMKANGYQVTHNNCLTKAIAIFRKYSPSLGAGRLPDGQATPPNRYFGAVLNKAPGWEKARVYTPAKGRK; encoded by the coding sequence GTGATCCGATCACTCACCCGGGCAGGCCGCCGCCGCGCCGCCTTCGCGGTGCCCCTGCTCACCGCCGTCCTGTGCGGCGCCGCCTCCCCCGCCGTGCTGCCCGCGGGGCAGGCGCAGGCCGCGGCGGGCGGGCGGGTCTGCTTCTTCCAGGACGCGGAGGGGGCGCGCGGCGCAGGGCACATCGCCTGGGCCGTCCGCGACCCGGGGAACTCCCGGCACTGGATCTGGGGCGCGACCGAGAACGCCGAGGGCGACTCGTACACCGCGCCCGGCAAGCCGAACGGCAGCTGGATCGCCGGCGGCACGTGGGAGAAGCTGCGCACGAGCCTGAAGCCGGACAGCGGGCACCGCAAGGGCTTCTACGACCACTACCGGTGCACGAACACTCCCGGCGGCGACCTGCGGGCGGCGCAGCGCACCTACGAGAACATGAAGGCCAACGGCTACCAGGTCACCCACAACAACTGCCTGACCAAGGCCATTGCGATCTTCCGCAAGTACAGCCCCTCCCTGGGCGCCGGCCGCCTGCCCGACGGTCAGGCCACCCCGCCGAACCGGTACTTCGGCGCCGTCCTGAACAAGGCGCCCGGGTGGGAGAAGGCCCGCGTCTACACGCCCGCCAAGGGCCGGAAGTGA